One segment of Rhodopirellula baltica SH 1 DNA contains the following:
- a CDS encoding linear amide C-N hydrolase — MRLRRNSHPARRIHSVTGVGLVLQAAMVGVLAITAIQPATACTVMRMTIRGKLVIARNHDWPFGEALVITNLRGIEKTSLAPIKPATWVSKYGSVSFCQFGREIPFAGMNEKGLTVDLLRLPGATFPDPVAVEADPNLTAVNAIQWVQYQLDTAETVAEVVDSLSTVVPIPMLPMVETVHYFVTDSTGDVAVVEFINGSAVVRHGDDYRLDDGKPKTHACVLANSSWEDSQTELQNNSSRMRYGRGVRLVEMANEIGVEIAPIDYAIRCLRMVAQGPLTQWNLVYQPEERRIHFRTQNSQQQRWIDLDDLSFEPEQTPQAIDIDRNINGNVVPHMKAVTDADNERIVNHAFDHFVPAGLPSLMIKQLLLDYPSKLRSPQTAP, encoded by the coding sequence ATGCGTTTGCGTCGAAACAGTCATCCCGCCCGCCGGATTCATTCCGTCACCGGAGTCGGTCTCGTATTGCAGGCGGCCATGGTTGGTGTTCTCGCCATCACAGCCATCCAGCCCGCGACCGCGTGCACCGTGATGCGCATGACCATCCGTGGGAAGTTGGTAATCGCGCGAAATCATGATTGGCCATTTGGCGAGGCACTCGTGATCACCAACCTTCGCGGCATTGAGAAAACATCGCTCGCGCCGATCAAGCCCGCGACCTGGGTTTCCAAATATGGCAGCGTTTCGTTTTGCCAATTCGGCCGTGAGATTCCGTTTGCTGGCATGAACGAGAAAGGACTGACGGTCGACTTGTTGCGTTTGCCCGGGGCGACCTTCCCAGATCCTGTTGCGGTTGAAGCCGATCCAAACCTCACCGCGGTCAACGCGATTCAGTGGGTGCAGTATCAACTCGACACCGCTGAAACCGTCGCGGAAGTCGTCGACAGTCTTTCAACCGTCGTGCCGATCCCGATGCTGCCGATGGTTGAAACCGTTCATTATTTTGTGACGGATTCGACCGGCGACGTTGCCGTGGTCGAGTTCATCAACGGCAGCGCGGTGGTTCGCCACGGCGACGATTATCGTCTGGATGACGGGAAACCAAAGACCCACGCGTGCGTGCTGGCCAATTCATCCTGGGAGGATTCTCAAACCGAGCTGCAGAACAACTCCAGCCGAATGCGTTACGGACGTGGAGTTCGCTTGGTTGAAATGGCAAATGAGATCGGAGTGGAAATTGCCCCCATCGACTACGCGATTCGCTGTTTGCGTATGGTCGCTCAAGGGCCGCTGACTCAGTGGAACTTGGTCTACCAACCTGAAGAACGCCGGATCCACTTTCGCACACAAAACTCGCAACAACAACGATGGATTGACCTGGATGATCTGTCCTTCGAACCGGAGCAGACTCCCCAGGCAATCGACATTGATCGCAACATCAACGGCAACGTTGTGCCGCACATGAAAGCGGTCACCGATGCGGACAACGAACGAATCGTGAATCATGCGTTTGATCACTTTGTGCCGGCGGGTCTGCCCAGCCTGATGATCAAACAGCTTCTTCTGGACTATCCGAGCAAGCTCCGATCGCCTCAAACCGCTCCCTGA
- a CDS encoding DUF1559 domain-containing protein: MTCLTTQSSRRTPATPCTAPSTARPTTSTRGFTLVELLVVIAIIGVLVGLLLPAVQSAREAARRMQCGNNLKQIGLGLHVYHDTFNKFPYGWDNRGMTWSGHILPQIEQANLYQTLIFQESGLGNWGTDDGPNEEACETVIPTYRCPSMALPLHMDYNGIPQRVPASYRGVAGTLATSDDTSTALPDTISLESLDQDGIFYACSKTKFRDILDGTSNTIMIGESYNNPKFVKDGQGMDYWYIGAPQTDPCRCDGGTGGTEFSEVAGVTITPVNAVIRAPLMSGRLMELSFGSYHLGGAHFLKCDGSVSFLTESLAEDVYDALGSRDGGEIPGEI, encoded by the coding sequence ATGACCTGCCTGACGACCCAATCGAGTCGCCGAACCCCAGCCACCCCGTGCACCGCTCCATCCACCGCCCGCCCAACCACATCGACTCGCGGATTCACGCTGGTCGAGCTGTTGGTTGTGATCGCCATCATCGGCGTTTTGGTTGGCCTTCTTTTGCCAGCGGTTCAGTCCGCTCGCGAAGCTGCACGTCGCATGCAATGCGGTAACAACCTCAAACAAATCGGCTTGGGACTTCACGTTTACCACGACACGTTCAACAAGTTCCCCTACGGATGGGACAACCGAGGCATGACCTGGAGCGGTCACATCTTGCCTCAGATTGAACAAGCCAACCTGTACCAAACCTTGATCTTTCAAGAGTCGGGGCTTGGCAACTGGGGAACCGACGATGGCCCCAATGAAGAAGCCTGCGAAACCGTTATCCCAACCTATCGTTGCCCCAGCATGGCGCTGCCATTGCACATGGATTACAACGGCATTCCACAACGCGTGCCCGCCAGCTATCGCGGTGTTGCCGGAACCTTGGCCACGTCGGATGACACCAGCACCGCTCTGCCCGACACGATTTCGTTGGAAAGCTTGGACCAAGACGGCATCTTCTATGCCTGCAGCAAAACCAAGTTCCGCGACATCTTGGACGGCACGTCCAACACGATCATGATCGGCGAAAGCTACAACAACCCGAAGTTCGTGAAAGACGGACAAGGGATGGATTACTGGTACATCGGTGCTCCACAAACCGACCCTTGTCGTTGCGACGGCGGAACTGGCGGAACGGAATTCTCGGAAGTCGCCGGCGTCACGATCACTCCGGTCAACGCCGTCATCCGTGCTCCATTGATGAGCGGCCGATTGATGGAACTTTCGTTCGGCAGCTACCACCTCGGCGGTGCTCACTTCTTGAAGTGCGACGGCTCCGTTTCATTCCTAACGGAATCGCTGGCCGAAGACGTTTACGACGCACTGGGCTCACGTGATGGCGGCGAAATCCCCGGCGAAATCTGA
- a CDS encoding carboxypeptidase-like regulatory domain-containing protein produces MNSAIQQAMALTSVACLALTLATTTGCGPSAQADYASIGLVPITGNVTLDGQPLEGAVVMFESPDTTFCYGTTDAEGNYEIKFNSEVMGVPPGDKMVRISTTASTGEVDSEGADEDDDDAVARRKKKKKRNPNELVPEAYNEDSQIKATISDSQTVYDFALKSDGSPL; encoded by the coding sequence ATGAACTCAGCAATCCAACAAGCGATGGCTCTGACATCGGTCGCCTGCCTCGCGCTCACTTTGGCAACCACCACTGGGTGCGGACCAAGCGCCCAAGCCGACTACGCATCGATCGGATTGGTTCCGATCACAGGCAACGTCACCTTGGACGGTCAACCTCTTGAAGGAGCCGTCGTGATGTTCGAATCGCCCGATACGACGTTCTGTTACGGAACGACGGACGCAGAGGGCAACTACGAAATCAAATTCAACAGCGAAGTGATGGGTGTTCCACCCGGAGACAAAATGGTGCGAATCAGCACGACAGCGTCGACGGGTGAGGTCGACTCCGAAGGCGCTGACGAAGATGACGACGACGCCGTTGCTCGACGCAAAAAGAAAAAGAAACGCAATCCGAACGAGTTGGTTCCTGAAGCCTACAACGAAGATTCGCAAATCAAAGCGACGATCAGCGACAGCCAAACGGTGTACGACTTCGCCTTGAAGTCAGACGGCTCACCGCTTTAA
- a CDS encoding IS4-like element ISRba3 family transposase, which translates to MSKKLDSHESSKAKEHARQRKFNRAKRKVKSESQRQHYRKAQTRNAKEIRSAIDWVLGDEQAVPTQAHGNTGWKTMTLMIQALLWIFSDKDKLKDAFDSGTRQCKKVHGRIAFSSYSGLIKALVRWTPWLSEVLLTRIQKQIETTAGKLWRTTGWVVMAVDGSRDTTPRTLSNEKAFCAPNHGHGKTARYRKKKTKGMRRQAIEKNPPAPPVPQIWITMIWHVATQLTWCWKLGPSNASERAHVQEMLENGEFPEKTLFTGDAGFVGYEFWKSIIDGGHHFLVRVGANVNLLHSLGYDVEPDEDNLVYCWPKDKRREGMRPLKLRMIQIQLGRKKAVLLTSVLDEKKLTDKQALVIYKSRWGIELEFRNLKQTYGRRQLRCRQSIRALVELHWSILSILIVKLYALKVHLAKKRRRGDPVAMPGRISFAGVVRSFQRILENLNETDLEEPSLSEMLGDALIDNYERKSSKEARYKPNKKDKPRCGLPNVTRATKEDRDRLQKLGFCTVA; encoded by the coding sequence GTGTCAAAAAAACTCGATTCTCACGAATCAAGCAAGGCCAAAGAACATGCTCGACAAAGGAAATTCAATCGAGCCAAACGCAAGGTCAAGTCCGAATCTCAGCGACAGCACTATCGCAAAGCCCAGACGCGCAACGCCAAAGAAATCCGCAGTGCGATCGATTGGGTGCTGGGTGATGAGCAGGCCGTGCCGACGCAGGCCCACGGCAACACTGGCTGGAAGACAATGACTCTGATGATCCAAGCCTTGCTGTGGATCTTCTCTGACAAGGACAAGCTCAAGGATGCTTTTGATTCAGGCACCCGGCAATGCAAAAAGGTCCACGGGAGGATCGCATTTTCAAGTTACTCTGGACTGATCAAGGCGTTGGTTCGATGGACTCCATGGTTGTCCGAGGTTTTGCTTACTCGGATTCAGAAGCAAATTGAGACAACCGCCGGCAAGCTTTGGAGGACGACTGGTTGGGTCGTCATGGCTGTCGATGGTTCTCGAGACACAACGCCGCGAACACTGAGTAACGAAAAAGCGTTTTGCGCTCCCAATCATGGTCACGGGAAAACGGCTCGGTATCGAAAAAAGAAGACCAAAGGAATGCGCCGTCAGGCCATCGAGAAGAATCCACCGGCACCGCCGGTACCCCAGATTTGGATCACAATGATTTGGCACGTTGCCACGCAACTGACTTGGTGCTGGAAACTTGGGCCTAGCAATGCGTCCGAACGAGCACACGTGCAAGAGATGCTAGAAAACGGTGAATTCCCGGAGAAAACGTTGTTTACCGGTGACGCGGGATTCGTTGGCTACGAATTTTGGAAGAGCATTATCGATGGGGGGCACCACTTTCTCGTGCGCGTTGGCGCGAACGTCAACTTGCTGCATAGCCTCGGCTACGATGTCGAGCCTGACGAAGACAACCTTGTTTACTGCTGGCCCAAGGACAAACGCCGTGAAGGCATGCGTCCCCTGAAGCTTCGCATGATTCAGATCCAACTCGGCCGCAAAAAGGCAGTTCTCTTAACGAGCGTCTTGGATGAGAAGAAGCTCACCGACAAGCAAGCACTTGTGATTTACAAGAGCCGCTGGGGAATCGAACTGGAATTTCGCAACCTAAAGCAAACGTATGGACGACGGCAACTTCGCTGCCGCCAGAGCATCCGGGCGTTGGTGGAGTTGCATTGGTCGATCCTCAGTATTCTGATCGTCAAGCTGTATGCCTTGAAAGTACACCTCGCGAAGAAACGTCGCCGGGGTGATCCGGTCGCGATGCCTGGGCGAATCAGCTTCGCAGGGGTGGTGCGTTCTTTCCAACGCATTCTTGAGAATCTCAACGAGACCGATCTCGAGGAACCGAGCTTATCGGAGATGCTGGGGGATGCGCTGATCGATAATTACGAACGCAAGTCGAGCAAGGAGGCGAGGTATAAACCGAACAAGAAAGACAAACCTCGTTGCGGTCTCCCCAACGTCACTCGCGCCACGAAAGAAGATCGCGATCGACTTCAAAAACTGGGATTTTGTACCGTCGCCTAA
- the hisS gene encoding histidine--tRNA ligase produces MIQPRTLKGFRDYLPAAMIPREQLMQTAREVFRSFGFAPIDTPTLEHLEILTGKGSDETDRQLYSFEDNGGRPVGMRFDLTVPLARFAAQHIGTLGTPFKRYHIAPVWRGEKPQEGRYREFVQCDFDTIGTTSELADIEAVCVIDALLRAIGIDAFTISINNRAILTGLLESLGLADKTTPVLRSLDKLGKIGREKTANEMVESAGVTAEQADAVLRLAECDGDAESILASLPEITGGNETAAAGIERLTQIYRGALASGVSPDRLKIDVSIARGLDYYTGVIFETTLDELPGIGSVCSGGRYDNLAGLYTKQHLPGIGASLGLDRLLAALESLGRLSGVSKPCAVFVPFFDKGHRDDYLKLASQLRDAGIGVEVYPEPKKLGQQLKYADSQGFAVAIIAGGNEWEAGAVQVKTLATKESQDVAYSHESPDALIEAIQAATS; encoded by the coding sequence ATGATTCAACCTCGCACGCTGAAGGGATTCCGCGACTACTTGCCCGCCGCGATGATCCCGCGGGAACAATTGATGCAAACCGCTCGCGAAGTGTTTCGCAGTTTTGGGTTTGCTCCAATCGACACGCCGACGCTCGAACACCTGGAAATTTTGACCGGCAAAGGTAGCGACGAAACCGATCGTCAGCTTTACTCGTTCGAAGACAACGGCGGTCGTCCGGTCGGGATGCGTTTTGACCTGACGGTTCCATTGGCTCGCTTCGCCGCTCAACACATTGGCACGTTGGGAACGCCGTTCAAGCGTTATCACATCGCTCCGGTTTGGCGGGGTGAGAAACCACAGGAAGGCCGGTACCGTGAATTCGTGCAGTGTGACTTCGACACGATTGGTACGACGTCGGAACTAGCGGATATCGAAGCCGTTTGCGTGATCGATGCGTTGTTGCGAGCGATCGGGATCGACGCGTTCACGATCAGCATCAACAACCGTGCAATCTTGACCGGTCTATTGGAATCGTTGGGATTGGCCGACAAGACGACGCCGGTGCTGCGAAGTCTCGACAAGCTCGGAAAGATCGGCCGTGAAAAAACGGCCAATGAGATGGTCGAATCCGCAGGTGTGACGGCCGAGCAAGCCGACGCCGTCTTGCGATTGGCGGAATGCGATGGGGACGCGGAGTCGATCCTGGCGTCGCTGCCGGAGATCACCGGTGGCAATGAAACCGCGGCAGCGGGAATCGAACGATTGACTCAAATCTATCGCGGTGCGTTGGCATCCGGAGTCAGCCCGGATCGTTTGAAGATCGATGTCTCGATCGCTCGCGGGTTGGATTACTACACCGGAGTCATCTTTGAAACGACGCTGGATGAGTTGCCGGGCATCGGCAGCGTTTGCAGCGGCGGACGCTACGACAACTTGGCGGGGTTGTACACCAAGCAACATCTGCCGGGCATCGGTGCCTCACTCGGACTGGATCGATTGCTCGCCGCGCTGGAAAGCCTTGGCCGATTGTCAGGTGTCAGCAAACCGTGTGCGGTGTTTGTTCCGTTCTTCGACAAAGGACACCGGGACGACTATTTGAAGTTGGCTTCGCAGCTTCGCGATGCAGGGATTGGCGTCGAGGTTTACCCGGAACCGAAGAAGCTTGGCCAACAACTCAAGTACGCCGACTCTCAAGGGTTTGCCGTCGCCATCATCGCCGGCGGGAACGAATGGGAAGCCGGTGCGGTGCAAGTCAAAACGTTGGCAACGAAAGAGTCGCAAGACGTGGCATACTCGCATGAATCGCCCGACGCATTGATCGAAGCGATCCAAGCGGCAACTTCGTAG
- a CDS encoding YkgJ family cysteine cluster protein, with product MPTASKLPVATPPSVNGRRRSDFPADANLCDHCTAKCCKYFALPIDEPVTRKDFDFMRWYLLHDRATVFVDEDTWYLLVHTTCKHLQDDHRCGIYETRPQICREYTTKECEFEDDWCYEKYFETPEQIDEYADALFGPQFPEGADRDIDSIRSRRPTGLPIVG from the coding sequence ATGCCCACCGCATCCAAGTTGCCAGTCGCCACGCCGCCTTCGGTCAATGGCCGTCGCCGATCGGACTTTCCCGCCGACGCGAATCTGTGTGATCACTGCACGGCAAAGTGCTGCAAGTACTTCGCGCTGCCGATCGACGAACCGGTGACGCGAAAAGATTTCGACTTCATGCGGTGGTATCTGCTGCACGACCGAGCGACCGTGTTCGTGGACGAAGACACCTGGTACTTGCTCGTTCACACGACTTGCAAACACCTGCAGGACGACCATCGATGCGGCATCTACGAAACCCGGCCTCAGATTTGTCGCGAATACACGACGAAGGAGTGTGAGTTCGAGGACGATTGGTGCTACGAGAAGTACTTCGAAACGCCTGAGCAGATTGACGAGTACGCGGACGCTTTGTTCGGGCCGCAGTTCCCCGAAGGAGCCGACCGGGACATCGATTCGATCCGCAGTCGACGTCCGACGGGACTCCCGATTGTTGGGTAG
- a CDS encoding formyltransferase family protein, giving the protein MEVVITALGPDHSGLADPIIHHVTARGARISEIQMYDHDEEELFAMLCRLQFDAGADPAELLGQLQDEMKQIGEHTGLSIRAWSPDARANRPRLAVACTYVEHTPRAVLEAVSSGQIAAEVPVIISNRKKLGFLADEFECDFRMIGDGTGAVDDAALLATLDEYDIDYLILARYMRILPADACWQFAGGRIINLHHGLLPGFPGFRPYHDAHNVRMLTFGATCHFIIPELDAGNQTINQRTFSVAPGTPLERIIAQGESENEPACLVEGVRRVVDREVHLHFHRVVPRKDLVAKSAAAK; this is encoded by the coding sequence ATGGAAGTCGTCATCACCGCCCTTGGTCCGGATCACTCCGGTTTGGCCGATCCGATCATTCACCACGTCACCGCACGAGGGGCTCGGATTTCCGAAATTCAGATGTACGACCACGACGAGGAAGAACTCTTCGCGATGCTCTGCCGCTTGCAGTTCGATGCGGGTGCCGATCCAGCGGAACTGCTCGGGCAATTGCAGGACGAGATGAAACAAATCGGCGAGCACACCGGATTGTCGATCCGGGCGTGGAGCCCCGATGCTCGTGCGAACCGGCCGCGTTTGGCGGTCGCGTGCACCTATGTCGAACACACTCCGCGAGCGGTATTGGAAGCTGTTTCCTCGGGTCAAATCGCCGCGGAAGTCCCCGTGATCATCTCCAACCGGAAGAAACTGGGCTTTCTGGCCGATGAGTTCGAATGTGATTTCCGGATGATCGGCGATGGCACGGGAGCCGTCGATGACGCCGCACTTTTGGCCACGCTGGACGAATACGACATCGATTACCTGATCCTGGCTCGCTACATGCGAATTCTTCCCGCCGATGCGTGCTGGCAATTCGCGGGCGGCCGGATCATCAACTTGCACCACGGATTGCTACCAGGCTTTCCCGGATTCCGCCCGTACCACGATGCCCACAATGTCCGAATGCTGACGTTTGGCGCGACGTGCCACTTCATCATCCCCGAACTCGACGCGGGAAATCAGACGATCAACCAGCGAACTTTTTCTGTAGCCCCCGGCACGCCTCTGGAGCGGATCATCGCTCAAGGCGAATCAGAAAACGAACCGGCCTGTTTGGTCGAAGGCGTCCGACGGGTCGTTGATCGAGAGGTCCACCTGCACTTCCATCGAGTCGTGCCTCGCAAAGATCTGGTGGCGAAATCCGCCGCAGCCAAGTGA
- the rpsU gene encoding 30S ribosomal protein S21, translated as MVKLLVRDRETIQEAVRRFRKLVERSGIKKEMRRREFYEKPSETNRRARLRAERRNKRTRMLSR; from the coding sequence ATGGTAAAGTTATTGGTGCGTGATCGGGAAACGATTCAGGAGGCAGTACGCCGGTTTAGAAAATTGGTCGAGCGAAGCGGTATCAAGAAAGAAATGCGTCGCCGCGAGTTCTACGAAAAGCCGAGCGAAACCAATCGCCGTGCCCGCCTGCGTGCCGAACGCCGCAACAAACGCACCCGCATGTTGTCCCGCTGA
- a CDS encoding TM2 domain-containing protein — MTESAKAGVRCPDCQSEFEFSVAESGGIQACPNCSSLVTLAAEVIVGADGLDRFNDPFREEFIDKKLTAGLLGMFLLGAYGSHKFYLGLNRGALLMASVSVVGIIGGMFFIWPLLLVFVMATISFVEGFIYLAKSDESFYEDYRVREQQWF, encoded by the coding sequence GTGACCGAGTCAGCTAAAGCAGGAGTGAGATGCCCCGATTGTCAAAGCGAGTTCGAGTTCTCGGTCGCTGAATCAGGCGGTATTCAGGCGTGTCCGAATTGCTCGTCGCTAGTCACATTAGCCGCTGAGGTGATTGTCGGTGCTGATGGTCTAGATCGTTTCAACGATCCGTTCCGAGAAGAATTCATCGATAAGAAGCTGACGGCTGGATTGCTGGGGATGTTTTTGCTTGGTGCATACGGCTCCCACAAGTTTTACCTTGGGTTGAATCGCGGAGCGTTGCTGATGGCCAGCGTCTCAGTCGTTGGAATCATTGGGGGAATGTTCTTCATCTGGCCACTTTTACTGGTGTTTGTGATGGCGACGATCTCTTTCGTCGAAGGTTTTATCTACTTGGCGAAGTCGGATGAGAGTTTCTACGAGGACTACAGAGTCCGAGAGCAGCAATGGTTCTAG
- a CDS encoding 3-keto-disaccharide hydrolase produces MKCRCLPNRKFHLIGAVIWTASVWMCCLLNAADNVGTATEGAPSAEQSDAAADFVELFDGKSFDGWEHSGNWRIEDGAFFRAAGGGSLTYKRTLVPDDFELRFEWKVSDGCNSGVYYRPGQVEYQVLDNVGSPYGENPRQSAASLFFCMAPSKDATRPVGEWNSGRVVCKGTVIQHWFNGQKVLDFDYTDPKWAEMVRLLTIRGGDLTGRGGELWLQDHGQPVWYRNLRWREIPDEESLKPSPNFEPMAIPPAALAKEQKRVQAMLKKPESK; encoded by the coding sequence ATGAAGTGCCGGTGTCTGCCCAATCGGAAATTTCATTTGATCGGTGCCGTGATTTGGACCGCGAGCGTTTGGATGTGCTGCCTTTTGAATGCCGCAGACAACGTTGGGACCGCTACGGAGGGTGCTCCATCAGCCGAGCAGTCCGATGCTGCCGCAGATTTTGTGGAACTGTTTGATGGCAAATCCTTCGATGGTTGGGAGCACAGCGGGAATTGGCGAATCGAAGATGGAGCGTTTTTCCGTGCGGCTGGCGGAGGTTCCCTGACGTACAAACGTACTCTCGTCCCGGATGACTTTGAGCTTCGGTTCGAATGGAAGGTGTCCGACGGGTGCAACAGCGGCGTCTACTACAGGCCTGGTCAAGTCGAGTATCAGGTGCTCGACAACGTGGGCAGTCCGTACGGTGAAAACCCGCGGCAATCAGCGGCCTCGTTGTTCTTTTGCATGGCCCCTTCGAAAGATGCCACGCGACCTGTGGGCGAGTGGAATTCAGGACGAGTGGTCTGCAAGGGAACCGTGATTCAGCATTGGTTCAATGGTCAAAAGGTCCTGGACTTTGACTACACCGATCCAAAGTGGGCCGAGATGGTGAGGCTGTTAACAATTCGGGGCGGAGACCTCACTGGTCGTGGCGGCGAGCTGTGGCTGCAGGATCATGGCCAGCCGGTTTGGTATCGCAATTTGCGGTGGCGCGAGATTCCAGATGAAGAAAGTCTGAAGCCGTCACCGAATTTTGAGCCGATGGCGATCCCGCCAGCAGCATTGGCCAAAGAGCAGAAGCGAGTGCAGGCGATGCTCAAAAAGCCTGAGTCGAAGTGA
- a CDS encoding DUF6793 family protein, producing the protein MPLFEIETDAHIIITWAENEDDAREVVDDAYPEDELMRLTKRPRDSWVISKGALGLTDRTLDPCMTARECLSKSAGDKVNAIRLYRMETGCDLEQARIAIESNMVMGW; encoded by the coding sequence ATGCCTTTGTTTGAAATCGAAACGGACGCCCACATCATCATCACTTGGGCCGAAAACGAAGACGACGCTCGCGAAGTCGTCGACGACGCGTACCCCGAAGATGAATTGATGCGTTTGACCAAACGCCCTCGCGATTCTTGGGTGATCAGCAAAGGTGCACTCGGCCTGACCGATCGCACACTCGACCCGTGCATGACCGCTCGCGAATGCCTCAGCAAATCGGCCGGCGACAAAGTCAACGCGATTCGTTTGTACCGAATGGAAACAGGTTGCGACCTCGAACAAGCACGCATCGCGATCGAATCCAATATGGTAATGGGATGGTAG
- a CDS encoding ABC transporter ATP-binding protein — MITLEGFGKDYGEFTAVESIDLQIDAGETFGFIGPNGAGKSTTIRFLATLLRATRGRGEVAGCDVMNDPMGVRRAIGYMPDNFGVYDGMRVWEFLDFFAVAYGIARSQRGPIIDNVLELLDLGHKRDDFVNGLSRGMKQRLCLAKTLVHDPPVLILDEPASGLDPRARVEVKALLKELRRMGKTILISSHILTELADCCTSIGIIERGQLLMSGPIDQVYRKIRRNRTVEIAFTENAEAGISILRSSPALRDLEMRPDRVIAELETDDAGLSTLLNHLIAQGVQMRSFYDRDPTLEDVFMSVTEGLVS; from the coding sequence ATGATCACCCTGGAAGGCTTTGGCAAAGACTATGGTGAGTTCACCGCGGTCGAATCGATCGATTTGCAAATCGACGCTGGGGAAACGTTTGGCTTCATCGGCCCCAACGGAGCCGGCAAGAGCACCACGATTCGTTTCCTTGCCACATTGTTGCGAGCCACTCGCGGACGCGGTGAAGTTGCCGGATGCGACGTGATGAACGACCCGATGGGTGTTCGCCGCGCGATTGGCTACATGCCCGACAACTTTGGCGTCTACGACGGGATGCGGGTGTGGGAATTCTTGGACTTCTTCGCCGTCGCCTACGGTATTGCTCGATCACAACGTGGCCCCATCATCGACAACGTGCTCGAACTGCTGGACCTGGGTCACAAACGAGACGACTTCGTCAACGGCTTGTCTCGCGGAATGAAGCAACGGCTGTGCCTCGCCAAAACGCTGGTGCACGATCCACCGGTACTGATCTTGGACGAACCCGCCAGTGGCTTGGATCCGCGTGCTCGTGTGGAAGTCAAAGCGTTGCTGAAAGAACTGCGCCGGATGGGAAAGACCATTCTGATCAGCAGCCACATTCTCACGGAACTCGCCGATTGCTGCACATCAATTGGCATCATCGAGCGCGGCCAACTGCTAATGAGCGGGCCGATTGACCAGGTCTATCGCAAGATCCGACGCAATCGAACAGTCGAAATCGCATTCACCGAGAACGCCGAAGCCGGGATCTCGATCCTTCGCAGCAGCCCCGCCCTTCGTGACTTGGAGATGCGTCCGGATCGAGTGATCGCGGAACTGGAAACCGATGACGCTGGTTTGTCGACGTTGCTCAATCACTTGATTGCGCAGGGCGTTCAAATGCGATCCTTCTACGATCGCGATCCGACGCTCGAAGACGTCTTCATGAGCGTCACCGAAGGTTTGGTCTCATAG
- a CDS encoding co-chaperone GroES, whose product MAKKKTAPKVFEYVEPIGDRVLVRKDEPKRETRGGIALPDAAEIPTITGRIVTISAVVENDEELPLRQYDKILFHPKNAIPVDLEHDNQLFVVPVDDIVAVFRREAPEE is encoded by the coding sequence ATGGCCAAAAAGAAAACCGCGCCGAAAGTATTCGAATACGTCGAACCGATCGGCGATCGCGTTTTGGTTCGCAAGGACGAACCCAAGCGAGAGACTCGCGGCGGGATCGCTCTGCCTGATGCGGCCGAGATTCCAACCATCACCGGTCGAATCGTAACGATCAGTGCCGTGGTCGAAAACGATGAAGAGTTGCCGCTGCGTCAGTACGACAAAATTCTATTTCACCCGAAGAATGCGATCCCGGTGGACTTGGAACACGACAATCAATTGTTCGTAGTGCCGGTCGACGACATTGTTGCTGTCTTCCGTCGAGAGGCTCCGGAAGAGTGA